Part of the Streptomyces sp. RFCAC02 genome is shown below.
AACGGGAACGCCGCGGTTCCCGGGGAACGAACCGGGAGGGAAGCCCGTGACCGCCGTCTACGCCGTCGCGCTGGCGCTGGTGTCCGTGGCCGCCGTGCTCACGGTCGTCCGGCTGCTGCGCGGACCGAGCACGCTGGACCGCATCGTCGCCCTGGACGTCCTGGTGACGCTGATCGTCACCGGCGTCGCCATCGACGTGGCGGCGCGCGGCGACCTGGCGGCCGTGCCGCTGCTGCTGGTCCTCGCGCTGCTCGGCTTCATCGGGTCGATCACGGCGGCGCACCTCGTCGAGCAGCGGGAGGACCTGCGGTGAGCACGCTGCTGGACGTCCTCACCGGGGTCCTCGCCATCGTCGGCGCGCTGTTCTGCGTCCTGGCGGCGGTGGGCGTGCTGCGGTTCCCCGACCCGATCAGCCGCCTGCACGCGGCGGCCAAGGCGCAGACCCTCGGGGTGCTGCTCGTACTGCTCGGCGTCGCGCTCCAGACACCCGTCAAGGAGGCGGTCGTCCTGGCGCTGGTCGTGCTGTTCCAGCTCGTGACGGTGCCCGTGCTGGGGCAGGTGGTGGGGCGTACGGCCTACCGCACGGGCGTCGTACGGCGGGCGTCGCTCACGGTGGACGAGCTGGCCGGCCGGCTGGAGGCCGACGCGGCGGACGAACGGGAGCGGGGCACGGCCGGCCGGCCGCCGGGCGCGGGGCCGCCCCGGTGACACCGGCGGCGCGTCAGATGGCGGCCGTCTCCACCGTGCACAGCGGGTCGGCGTGGAACGGCGCGAGCTGCTCGTCGGTCGCACCGGCGTCCGTGACGAGGGTCCAGGGCCGGTCGAACGTCGCCCACCAGTGGGAGTTCTCACGGCCGAGCTTCCCCGCGTCCGCGAGGACGTACAGCTCGCGGGAGCGGTCGATCATGAGCTGCTTGAGCGCCGTCTGCTCCGGCCTGGCCTCGCAGATGCCCCGGCCGGCCACCACCCCGTCCGCGCCGAGGAACGCCGCGTCGGCGGTGAGGCGCGACACGGCCGCCTCGGCGAGCGGGCCGACCATGCCGAGGCTGAGGGGCCGCACGGTGCCGCCGAGGACGACCAGCTCGATGCCGGGCACACCGGCCAGGATGTTGATCGACGTGAGGCCGGGTGTCGCGACCGTCAGGCCGCCGCGGGCGGCGAGCCGGCCGGCCAGGGCGCCGACCGTCGTGCCCGCGTCCAGGAGGACCAGGCCGCAGCCGGCCGCGTGCCGGTCGGCTGCGCGGGCGATGGCGGCCTTCTCGGGGCCGGCGAGGTGCTCCCGCTCCTGCAGCGGCTGCTCCTCCTGCGGCCCCGGGGACACCGCGCCGCCGTAGGTGCGGACGATCTGCCCGTCCCGGGAGAGACGGCCCAGGTCGCGGCGGATCGTCGACTCGGAGACGCCGTAGCGCTCCGCCAGTTCGGCGACCGCGATGGGCCGCACCTGCAGCAGGTCCCGGATCTCGCCGCGCCTGGCCGCCCCGCTCAGCATGCTGTGCCACCTCTCCCCTGGCGCCGCCCGCCGGGCGGCGCCGTCGTCGTGCCGGTCACGCCGCGGCGTCGCCGCCCGGCGCCAGTTCGACGGCCTGCCGCAGCGCCTCGACCATGCTGGCCTCGTCGGCGCGGCCGGTGCCGGCGATGTCGAAGGCCGTGCCGTGGTCCACGCTGGTGCGGATCACGGGGAGGCCGACGGTGATGTTCACGCCCGCGTCGAGGCCGAGGACCTTCACCGGGCCGTGGCCCTGGTCGTGGTACATGGCGACGACGAGGTCGAAGTCGCCGCGCACGGCGCGGAAGAACACCGTGTCGGCGGGCAGCGGGCCGCGGGCGTCGATGCCGTCGGCGCGCACCGCCTCGACGCCGGGCACCACCTTGGACTCCTCCTCGCCGTGGCCGAACAGGCCGTTCTCACCGGCG
Proteins encoded:
- a CDS encoding monovalent cation/H+ antiporter complex subunit F codes for the protein MTAVYAVALALVSVAAVLTVVRLLRGPSTLDRIVALDVLVTLIVTGVAIDVAARGDLAAVPLLLVLALLGFIGSITAAHLVEQREDLR
- the mnhG gene encoding monovalent cation/H(+) antiporter subunit G; the protein is MSTLLDVLTGVLAIVGALFCVLAAVGVLRFPDPISRLHAAAKAQTLGVLLVLLGVALQTPVKEAVVLALVVLFQLVTVPVLGQVVGRTAYRTGVVRRASLTVDELAGRLEADAADERERGTAGRPPGAGPPR
- a CDS encoding DeoR/GlpR family DNA-binding transcription regulator; this encodes MLSGAARRGEIRDLLQVRPIAVAELAERYGVSESTIRRDLGRLSRDGQIVRTYGGAVSPGPQEEQPLQEREHLAGPEKAAIARAADRHAAGCGLVLLDAGTTVGALAGRLAARGGLTVATPGLTSINILAGVPGIELVVLGGTVRPLSLGMVGPLAEAAVSRLTADAAFLGADGVVAGRGICEARPEQTALKQLMIDRSRELYVLADAGKLGRENSHWWATFDRPWTLVTDAGATDEQLAPFHADPLCTVETAAI